The window AAAAGCGACTCGTTTCTGTTTTTATCATTGAAGGGGAATTAATGCATGTGAAATGGTTTTGCCATATGACAAGCCAGAAACAAGACGATCCTTTTATAAAGTGTTATCAGAATGTCTTTCTATATTTTGATTGGAAATGGAAAGTGAAAAGTTAGAAACgttctttccccttctctgttgtgagctaatccccaggataaCTATTCAATAAGCACTATACAGCTCAATTGCCTTATAGCCACTGAAACACTGTGCAAGTTTTATTGAAGATATTTTTAAGAGTGGGTCCTTCATTTGGCCTGTTCCACCCAGGCCTGGCTGGCAAGTAAACAGACAGCAAAGAACGCTAGGATGACTCTATTTTTAAACACATCCCACAACTCTAAAAGTCTTGGTATAGTTTGAGGAATGACTGGCTTACATTTCAGCTCCTAATGATTTGCCGTGGGCGGCGGGGGGAGAGGGTGAGCTGCTATTTAAAGACAACCTGAAATGTTCGATTGGTCATAATCATTCTTAAGCTGATCTATGCACTATTATTCGACAGTTAAAGACCCAGCGAAATCCATACGtccctgttttttttctctccatagCTTATGATGATTATTTTCTTCTTGGTTAACTTTAGCCTTTTAGAGGTAATGGTAGAAAATCGTGTTATTAGATAGCCGTGGGTAATTAGTACTTCCCTCTGTCACTGCGACGATAGCGCAGCATATCATGTAAAACCGAAGTGTCAAACCATGTACACCTAATCTTTTCCTACAGAGACCATTCATAATTAATGAGTCAAGAGCCTTAAACGGAATCCACGTAAAGGACACTTATCGAAAGTCTCTCTTTGAGGACAATACTTAATTGTGTCCTAGGAAAACATGTGTGAGTTTTAGTGGCTCTCTTCAAGTGCTTCTGCATTTGCTGACCGATTAATAGGAGCATTTCCAAAggagtttttttcttttgttctcaaAAACCAGTGCAGTGCTTTGGCCTTTCTTTAGTAAACATTGGTTAAACAAACACTCTATCTGCTCTGTTATAGCTAAGGCTGCTCAGAGCTTTAATAAAGGCACAGGGAAGACCAGCACCCGCGTCCAAGACTGCTGCTTAATCCAATGAAGGCAATTTCGAGGATAATTGCGAACATGTTTTAATGCATATGCatgaaaaaggatttttttccgaGAGACCGACTTTACATGGTTATGTAATTGATTGAGGCGCTGACCCGCTATTCAAAATGTTATTTGAGAACCATCAGAATGCGTAAACTTGCAAATTGCCCAGCTTGTATCTGAATTAATACCTCATTCATCATCATTATGGGTTGATAAGTTAATTTAACCATTTCATTCTGCCTTAATGAGCTATAGTTAAATTAATGCCACATAATATATGAAAGTAACATTTAAATAGAAGCACTGGGCTGAGACAAACAGAGGCTGCTGCTATTTGGGCTGAAATAACGTGACATAAATCTTTTCTTCATTACAGGAGCCAGTCTGTTCTACCAGAAGTTATGAAGTATTTATTCATTCACTTTCTTTTACGAAGTTGCTTTGCCAAATAGCATAGGTAAATTATGTGTGCTTGCAAATAATGCCTGGGGAtgtctttattaaagtaaaaatatGAACATATATATGCATATAGATATCCATAAAAAGGTGTAGCCAAGCATACATTGGCATATCCTAGAATAAGATCCCAGGGTTTTTAATGCATCTTATATGTAAACTTTGACCAGCCAAAGAAGCTAAAGTGCCATTTCATACCCAGGTGGAATGTCTTTTGCCAGTGGGTTCTAGGGAATGTTCCAAGGTGTCTTTGAACGTTTTGTTCAGAAGATTTCAGCTATAGTTCCAAACGAGATTGgcatttctctcccctctccttcttTTTTTACCAAATTGAAGTCATCCTTCAGCTTGTACATTTCGCCCATCAAGAATACAGTGTCCCTAAAGTGCACGTACTTCTGGTGCGGATCACATTTGGAGTCACTCCTTATGGCATTATCATGATGGCCTCACTCTGAACACATCATTGTCCAAGAGGGCGAAAAGCAGGGTCCTGATTAGTATAAAATCGAAGAGGGATTGGGGCCATTGGAAACCTGGTTTAAATCACGCATAGGGCTTCGAGGTGTTTGTTTAATCCAGAACCATTGAGGGAAAGAGTGTCCCAAAATACGTTTTCATTGCTAGAGGAGAAAGAGTGTAAATTGTGATCAGCACACACACATTGCAGAGAAGACAATAGCAAGAAGTGCTCACGTTAAAGATTTCGAGTCAAATAATCATCCTAATGGGGAGAGACTAGGAAGATGCCCACAGTCTTGTTTCCCTCGTTTGCTACCTTCAGCTGTTTTGTTTGGGTCTTTTCAGTTTACAACCCTCCTATGTCGTATTAGAAAGCCGAGGGTTTTGCTGAGGTCATGTTCTTGTTGACATGCGCTCTTCTGGGAAGAAAGCTATTTCACAGATTCCATGGGTTAATATTGGAAATATTTCTTAACGATGAATTCCTTGCTATTCTAGGATTCCAATGCCTTGTTGGTCTTCTTttctttactttacttttctCTGTTGGTGTCCCTGAAATGGCCATGCCCAGTGGTTAATTTAACTGAAGAAGTTCTCTCTGGCTCCATTTATAAGCGTTCTTCCATTTCCAGctagaattgtttaaaaaaaaacaacacctacTGTCAACCTATAAACTCATTGAGTGGAAAGACAGATTGTTCTGGGGAAATTTCCATTACACTCACCAGTATATTACGTTTCCATTACATTCTTCAATAGATGCTTTTAAATACCGTAATACCGATGGGATACCAATGTGATTAAAGGTGATAGGTCGAGAACCGGGTAATTAAAAGGACACAGGTAGTGAGCCCTGGAAAATGCGGTTACTTTGGACCCATGAATATGGCAGTCCTCTTTGGAACGATCAAAATAAGAGTTTACATTGTTActtagtaatttattttaaataatatgtttTAAGTACAGTTTACCAGCTCTTCGAGCCGTTTCACACAATGCCACATTTCAAACAAAACCTTTTCCATTATATGAACCTGCAGAATTGTGTGGGTTCCCCCTCCCGCGCGCATCTGAAAACAAGACCACACACACAGTATGGTGGATCTTTTTAAAACCACCAGAATTTCTCTTGTTATCAATACATAGATAATCTCAGAAGCTGGCTATTGTTTCACAAACTGTGTTGagatatatagagagatatatatagatatatacatatattatgtAGAGGGCACAGCCGCTGTCAGCGAAGCCACGGTCAAGCATTTGAAAAGCATTTACTCCTTCcagaggttcccccccccccccaaaaaaaacccccacaacaacCCGGATTATTGGTTCCACCTTAAATAACTTGGGCTTTTTGGTCCCAAACGCGCCCTGTAGTTCAGGTTTTTgtcctccctgcagcagctgtcaCCCTGCATTATTCGCAGTCAGCTAAATGAAACATTATTCTAAACATATGCATCGTAATCAGTTCGGTCACACTTACAAGAACACGCGTTAATAAGGCAATCAATCACCCTGGAACAAGCAAGTTCTTCTGTAACAGCTCATAAACAGTGTGTAATGAAGAATTGGAGGTTAGCATGACATGCGTTGATCAGATAATCAATGTCAAAGATGCGATGAATGTCAGTAAATGTAGTTTTCATGTCGTTTCTATAAAATCTTCAATTTACAACAAGCAGTTCAATTACCCAGAAAATACAGTCAATTAAATAGGGGTGATTGGACAGTAGGGGGTGGATCATCGATCTTTGCATTTCTATCTTGCTGGTGGACATTTAATTTGGTTTTTCTATTAGCGccgaaataaagaaaatataaaatatattaaacaacccACAGATTTATTTTCTTGTCAAAAACAATTCAGGCTTGATGACAGACAGTCTTCTTGCATTTTATGAtgaattattttttcattctttgcacacgagagacaaaaaaaaatatgctGTTATTTTGGACAGGGTTTTTTGGCCACTgtcttttcctgtttgctttcaCATCTATCtcaatgcttttgtttttaagggtTACAACCCCCGCGTTAGCAAAGAGCACCGAATAGCAGGGTGATACATCACCAGTCCAAATGTGCTGCTATAATCGTATTTTCTTTAGTGGGGGCATTCGGATGGTGGGGGtgggttaataaataaataaaggaactTCTCTAAGAAAAACCCCAGGGATCACTCCAGTATATATTTAACCAAACTGCAATTAAAGACAGTATCAGCTTGTATCATTTAGAGCTAATGCAATAATAATGGTAAATTACAGGGCCAAAATGGCTTGTGATAGCAGCCTCGGTATTCCCAGTAGTTTCCACGTCGTTGTAACTAATGCCAGGGTGAGCAGTTGGTAAAAGAAAATTTCGTGAAAGGGACATCTTGGTTTTAAATCGAATAGAAATAGACTGCTTTGCACACACCATTGACTCCTGCATTTTTTCCATCGAAATATCGATTTTACGGCCGATCTGTAAATATAGGAACAGTTGGGTTAAACTCGAAAGATGCGgtagagaaagaaagaagaaacagcATAAAATTGcttgccgcgtctgcaggttttgcTCAGAGAAATGGTCGTAGCATCATTTTGCCTGACAAATGGGAACAGCTCCACATGCTTAAAACGGGAGTGAGAGGATTCTGTTGGGTGCCTTTTTTGACACGAGATTAAAGCAGCACCTTTTCCACAAGGAAAAATGGTTAATATTTTCTCAGTTAACTGGAACAGCCCAGAAACGGACAAATACATAAATGGGGCAGATTGATTTCTCTTTACTGTTTTTCTTATAGAATATGTTTATAATATTTGTAAACACTCATCTGTTTAGCCAGCCAATTAATGTTAAACCAATGTTTGGACTTATTACACATCTGCTGTAAACATGAGTAATGCATTGCATTCGCAGTAAAAATACTGATTAGTATGAATTAATCCATCTTATATGTGTATTAAAAGGCGTTTAAAtatgttgttttaaaaagttctcaTAACCCTGGATGTcatacttaaaaacaaacaccagcAAGCAATGTTTTGCAGCCTTTCAAACAAATAAGCTCGCTTTGatttaaataacatttattttacatgACCAAACACAATAAATAACGTAATATACAAAGCTTTATAATTATTGcacatttgtaaaatattttacagtgagTTCATACAGCCAGCAATATTTAAAGCACAAAGACTTTATTTACAGATTCATACAATAATCAGGTCCAAAGGACCTAACATAAAACGAATTTATGTTAATTTTACCAACCAGCGTCCTTATCGATCATTTGATAGACATCTGTCTATCTATCCGTATTttggaaaatgtaaatatttattgcCAAAATATTCGTATATATCATCTAATACGTGTGATCATAACAAATCCAACAATCGAAAAAGTAAAGCTGGTAATAGAGTGCCATGTTTTGGTCTATTTTATTTAGctttaaattatatattaataCAAAATTTAAATATAAACTCAGTGAACAACAGCTGGTATAATCAATTTTTACATAAGTAGTCttgctatttattttacaaaatgaaaaaattatgCATTAGGTATTTCCTATTTTAGTTTAAGGTTCTCTAAACATTAAATGAACACATCTTGTCAGGAATCCACCCCAGGAGTCTTGGGATATTCCCTACCCTACCCTCCCTCCCGCCGAAGAAATCTGTCCCATTTGACAAAAATCTACTATTTATGTTCACTGAACAAAACAGGATAGCCTTCAAATTATTTCATGAAAGTCCATTATTGGTATATGAAAAAAATCCAGTGTCTTAAAAATAGAAGTATTTCAGGACActtatttcaaatatatataatagagaaattgtgtatgtgtgtgtgtgtgtgtgtgtacacacacggGGCCTAAACAAGCAATAGCAAGTTAGATGAAGGCTTCAACTCTTCAGAAAAATCTCATTATGTGAAGAGTGAAGTGGCTCTGTAGGGAGTATTATGGAAATATCTGGGTTTGATTTAATGAGGCTCTTCACATTGGTGGAATATCAACTTAACGGAGAAAAGTCTACCCGGAGCGCCCAAGTTACCAAAATGAAAATTGGCAATTGAGATGATAAGAACGTGGCTTTCTTGTGCGAAATCACTTCAGGTAACAGATATAACATTAAATAACATACATTCTATGCACCAAGAACAATGTTTTATGTACCAAGTCTCTTATCTGTCTCTTCTAATGACTTCCCTTAGCGGGTTGTTAGTACTTGACAGCAGGTCTCTGCGCGGGGAACTTTTTTCCAATTCCACATTCAAAGGAGGTCCATCAGAGAACATGATTGGCAATTTTCGTCATAATCTGCACATTATTAGCATCAGAATTGACATGGCAGTAACACTGGTGGTTTTTGATGTGCCTTTCTTCAAGTTCAAGGAAGTCCCTCCAGTAGCAGTGGCTTGCCATGGCAGCTCTCAGTTATCCAGTGGTGGCTTTTCAAAGGCAAAGGCGCGATAAACATGTGTGGGAAATAAATCCAAGAGCCGTTTTaccaaagaaaagaaacagaaaaacattAAACTGAGAGAAGTACCTAAGGTCAATGCTTCAGGACCGCATCCTATACCTAGAGAGATTCAAGTATTTCCCAGATCGCGCGGATTATGGTAGTTGGAAAGCATGAGTTTAAAACTGCCTCTCCGACTCATATAGAGCGGATATCCCGTCAATCTCACACTTCCCTTCCCTTCACCGGCCCAGCCACAGCAGCCTCATTAGCTACCGCTCTTTTCTGTACAGAACATAGGCGAGGCATTTCCAATTGATTCAAACTAAAACGAAATCAGAATAAAACAGAAACCCTTTTCTCTTCTGTTGACACCCTCCCGCCCCCAATTTCCAGACGGACGCGGCTGCAGGCTTCACTCAGTCCCTAGGCCAAACTCCCCTTGCGCTGGGGGTGAGGTTTGGCCCGGGACCGACTGAGGGCGGCGGGGGTTGGGCCCCGCAGGAGAACAGGAGCTTTGCACCCAGTGACACCTGTGCAGGCCCCCCGGGGAGTGGCGCCCAGGGCAGCCTTCGGCCCCTGCGCCGCGCTGTCCTGCAAACCCCGCCCCGGGGGCCCGCAGGCAGCCCCGCGCCTGGCGCTGGGCCCCGCGGGGCGTGCAGGGGAATGTCAGGGCGGGGCCCTGCCCCCCGGCCCCCGGCTCTTGTCTCCTCCAAagcgggggcagaggggggaacgGTACAAAAATAGAAGGAACTTTCCAGAGCCCGGctgcggcccccccccccgccccttacaAAAGGGTCGCCCccggctgcccccccccggctgcgGGCGGGGCAGTTATCGGGTGAGCGGCGCCTCCTCCCGCTGGTCCGGGGAGGCGCCCGCGGTTTTGCTCAGCACGGCCGCCGAGTAGGGCAGGAAGCCGCTGTCCGCGCGCTGCGAGGCCGCCGTGCAGGGGAAATCCGAGCCGGAGCCGCGCGAGcccagcgccgccgccgccgccgccgccgccgtctGGCTGCTGTGACAGCTGAGGCAGGAGCAGGCCGCGGAGCCGGCCGGGGGCGCCGAAGAAgccgcggccgccgccgccgccgccgccgccaccgcCGCGCTGCTGTTGAGCCCGGCCGCGGCGGCGGGGGCCTGGTAGAGGCCCGGGTGGCGGAAGCCGCAGAGCAGCTCCGGGCGGGAGTAGGGGTGCGAGAGGGCGCGGAAGGTGTCCAGCGGCCGCATGGAGCCGGCGAAGGGCGAGGCGGCGGCCGCCCCGGAGGCGGCCGCAGCCGCGGCGGCCGCCGTCACCCCGACGTGGGGGTAGTAGTGCAGCGGCACGTGCGAGTGGAAGGGGTAGGGCAGGCTGCCCGTGGCCGCCGCGTGAGTCATCATGTAGGTGTAGAAGCTGGGGTCAGCCGGGTGGGGCCAGGACATGGCCAGGCGCTGCCGCTTGTCCTTCATCCGTCTGTTCTGGAACCACACCTGGCGGGAGGGGGAGACACAACACACAGGCCGGCCTTAGACCGCCGCGCAGCCGCGGCGCCTCGCACGCCCCCCGCGCCCGCCAAGCCCTGCTCCGGCCGCTCCCGAGCAGGGCATGGCCGTGCCGGGCACgttcccctcccaggacccaccCCCGCTGCTTCGCCTGGCTGTGATTTATTTGTTAAGCGTCCTCCTGCTTTGCTACCTAAAAACCTTCCTCCAAATTCGCACACGCACAAAGCCCGCTGACATCAGAGACGGTTAACGCTGTCAggaattaaaaatgaaagtggCTCCTTTGAAGGAACCCAGCTGCTTTTATTGGGGAGCTTGGTCTGTTTGCGTTTTGCTAATTGCCCCGGTGTTTGCACACGGCAAAGTATTGGTTgcgttttgtttttaaaagcagccGTACGAATGAAATTCCGAGTTGCTAACGCTGCAGCCTTGCTTCTGCCCTGTAACAATGGGCATTTGCATCTGCCTTCCGCTTTAGCAGCCTTGCTTTATATTATTTTCTAGGGCTACTTTCAGGAAGTGAACACTCCAAACATACAGATCTTTCTGAAGCATGAAGGAGAGCGCTTAAGATTCGCCCTCTGTAACGGAGCAGCATGTTTTCTTGTCTCAAGCTTTTTAGTTCTCCACTCCCTCTTTGTAATGTGCTATAAGTaaccaaattatttaaaataatccaaCCAAAAGAGATTTCCCCCGAATAAATCACTGAAATGCTTTGTGCCAGTCAGACACTAAATCCGTTTTAGATAATACAGCATTTGTCTTTCAAGTGCTTTTGTCCGAAATGGGAGAAATAGAATTTTATTATATTGACGTGTCCAATTtctctgcttcatttttttttttttgtaaatgtcatcgtttgtttcctttttaacgTGCAAAGGCAATACAAATTGACAAGGAAAATTAAtagacaaataaaaaaagtttcaacccggagaaacaaacaaacccaacagGAAAGACAAGACCGGATGTTCTTTAACCAAAAGTCATAGCTAAAAATAGCTAAGAAACCGTGTGGGAATTATGCaacactatttatttttatattctattGTTATGTTATCATTGGATTTATTCTTTTGCCATACAGGAGGAGGGTATGTATACGCCACTGCATTTTCCTGCCAGTAAGAAGCACCTATTTAGCCGGGAATTGGGCTCGATCTCATATTTTAAGCTCCCAGACAGCACAAAAGCACCAAAATCCACATCGAGTGTACTAGCCCCGCGTTTGTAGCGCTTCAGCTGAGATACCTTGATGGTGGTCTCAGGGAGGTTGAGCGCCGCGGCCAGTTCGCACCTCCTGGGCCGAGACACATAGTTCTCCCGGTAAAACTCCTTCTCTAGCCTGGCTATCTGCTCCCTGGTGAAGGCGGTGCGGTACCTTCTCACCTGGTCAGCCCCAGAGCCGGAGCTGCCCAGTGcgttgctgctgctgtgcaggCTGGTTAGACTCGAACCTGAGGACGAGGTGGTGGTAGTAGGAGCTGAGCTGCTTTCTGAATAGCCTggcaaacaagcaagcaaattGTGAAATAAAGATTTGTTCCTCTAGATGTGTTTGCGTGTATTAAATAAAGCGGGAGGTAACGTTACCAGTCTGGCTGTGAACTCTGATCATTAAGGCTAGCTGTCATGGTTACAAATTGCTGCTGTTAATAGAATcaataaagtttttttaaatcacttcatAACGAAATTATTCTAAGTAAATTAGGCATTTTAGTAATTATAGAATTCTAGCTCCTGCAGCCAATTAGCCAAGTCGGAGTACATATGCAGAGCACAATTTTAGAGATGTGGTACCGCTCTCATACTGCGATGATCTGATAACTCTAGCCTGTGAATCAGGTTTAACAGCTACATGAACCTTTCTTATTTTCGTTTGAGAGGCACAAAATAAGTGCAGCCATAAACAAAGATATGTCTTGCATTATGGTGTAGCTTGCTTTTCTTTTGACACATTTGACAAAATGCATCTACTATTGCCCCAAAGAAATCCATTGATTATTCTCTTATTACACTCCCCAATGAAAATAATTCACCAAATTTATTTCAAACCTGGTACGATGGGGGGATTTTAATAGTCAGCGTTATCAGAGATGGAAAGTGAACAATGGCCAATTATTATTAGTGTGAATACACAATGATATATTTTATACGTACAAAGAAAGACAAATACACACATATACTTAGATCCATAGTTTCTACTATCTATATACTCAATTTACTCCATGTATGTATATTTGTATAGATGGAGAAATACAGACAGATCTGCAGAACGAGAGaaactatataaatacatatatatagttCTGTGTATGGGAGAAAGAGAGCGATTTCCATGAATATAATAGAGACACTTTGCTATATAAACACCATTTAGTGTATCTTGTGTATCGTGATAACACATGAAAAATAATTGTGTACAGTTTTAGCAGTGGTTTTACTGAACATGGAGCGCTATTTCCATAGGCTAACACGTTTAATCAAATAACGGTACTATTTAGATCGAGAGgataaaataatatttaccttTGTTATTGTTTTCCTTCAGCTGGGAGGAACTCAGGCTAGTTGGGGAGCGGAGTGCTGAACAGCCCACCTCCACATCACTGTTCATATCTGCCTCTTGAGCAACTTCTGAATAATGACTAATTTTCTTCCTGCTTTCCGACGGAGCAATTTCGGAGGAGACGTTGCTTTCACTGTTCTGATGTTGAAGATTGAATAAAGTGTCTATTTCAAATTTGCCTTTGGCAGGGATGTCCCCTATAGTGCTATGCAGAGAGGCGGAAGTTAGTCTAGGGCTGAGGCGACCAGTGTGTTGAGAATTTTCAAGGGCCTCCAGCACTGCATTTCCAGCTGTGTCTGACAAATTCGAGAGCCTTTTGCCAGCTGTAGGGCTGTGCAGACCTCTTTCCATCAGAATCATCTCTTTTCTTATTCTTTCCATCATCTCAGCTTTATAAAAAATGTCAAAGTTGCAGGGTTGGTCCTGTACTAATGATGAGCTGCAGCAGGGGCTAATTCACATTCAGCCCGGCAAGTGTCTCTAAATATTATTATCTCTTTTTGA of the Dermochelys coriacea isolate rDerCor1 chromosome 11, rDerCor1.pri.v4, whole genome shotgun sequence genome contains:
- the EVX2 gene encoding homeobox even-skipped homolog protein 2; its protein translation is MMERIRKEMILMERGLHSPTAGKRLSNLSDTAGNAVLEALENSQHTGRLSPRLTSASLHSTIGDIPAKGKFEIDTLFNLQHQNSESNVSSEIAPSESRKKISHYSEVAQEADMNSDVEVGCSALRSPTSLSSSQLKENNNKGYSESSSAPTTTTSSSGSSLTSLHSSSNALGSSGSGADQVRRYRTAFTREQIARLEKEFYRENYVSRPRRCELAAALNLPETTIKVWFQNRRMKDKRQRLAMSWPHPADPSFYTYMMTHAAATGSLPYPFHSHVPLHYYPHVGVTAAAAAAAASGAAAASPFAGSMRPLDTFRALSHPYSRPELLCGFRHPGLYQAPAAAAGLNSSAAVAAAAAAAAAASSAPPAGSAACSCLSCHSSQTAAAAAAAALGSRGSGSDFPCTAASQRADSGFLPYSAAVLSKTAGASPDQREEAPLTR